The following coding sequences are from one Plasmodium relictum strain SGS1 genome assembly, contig: PRELSG_00_v1_392, whole genome shotgun sequence window:
- a CDS encoding fam-j protein has protein sequence VQTIFYFFKKGNVKNKEKLNPYINKPYKKNSLETIYNFLLEEEKDILHYYDEASKTLNLDLSDENKERMLFYNLINNKDTANNLFSLYKTLMKLIGGLFIKKQLTIIMEVRKSLFSISSLRGKCISHKTKNILNKEQQSNLLSQIEKEKCKMEKIKLNIRNLYLLVTTKDDIKRIQVSSYLINKINGIISILRFICKITYKDNDKTGLNQKKEAGMENMLLALYYANQRLLKFTENETQ, from the coding sequence tttaaaaaaggaaacgtaaaaaataaggaaaaattaaatcCTTACATAAATAAaccttataaaaaaaattctttagaaacaatttataattttttattagaggAAGAAAAGGATATTCTACATTACTATGATGAAGCATCTAAAACTTTGAATTTAGATTTAAGTGACGAAAATAAGGAAAGAATGCTCTtctataatttaataaataacaaaGATACtgcaaataatttattctcTCTTTACAAAACCCTTATGAAATTAATCGGAggtttatttattaaaaaacagTTAACCATTATTATGGAAGTACGCAAATCATTATTCAGTATAAGTTCATTAAGAGGAAAATGTATTTCacataaaacaaaaaatattttaaataaagaacaaCAGTCAAATTTGCTCTCtcaaatagaaaaagaaaaatgtaaaatggaaaaaattaagcttaatataagaaatttatatttattggTTACTACAAAAGATGATATAAAACGTATTCAAGTATCaagttatttaataaataaaataaatggaaTTATATCAATTTTACGTTTCATTTGTAAAATAACATATAAAGATAATGATAAAACTGGTCttaatcaaaaaaaagaagctGGTATGGAAAATATGTTGCTTGCACTATATTATGCCAACCAAAGGCTTTTAAAGTTTACTGAAAATGAAACccaataa